The Phoenix dactylifera cultivar Barhee BC4 unplaced genomic scaffold, palm_55x_up_171113_PBpolish2nd_filt_p 000465F, whole genome shotgun sequence genome contains a region encoding:
- the LOC103711111 gene encoding protein XAP5 CIRCADIAN TIMEKEEPER, which translates to MAGMGDGYVGTAQDAVRIRRLEKQREAERRKIEELKNKTASAGGQTGLLQFGSSTSEILETAFKKETVGLVTREQYVEKRVNIRNKIEEEEKEKLQKLQKEEEELELQKRKKRRIKGDPRLSFADDIENGSDEDDAENKENQEIKKPVLVKVRKDPTVETSFLPDREREAEEQAVREQLRRQWLREQEMIKNEPLEITYSYWDGAGHRRVIQVRKGDTIGEFLRAVQQQLAPEFREIRTTSVENLLYVKEDLIIPHQHSFYELIINKARGKSGPLFHFDVHEDVRTIADATIEKDESHAGKVVERHWYEKNKHIFPASRWEIYDPTKKWERYTIHGD; encoded by the exons ATGGCGGGGATGGGGGATGGGTACGTGGGCACGGCCCAGGACGCGGTGAGGATCCGGCGGCTGGAGAAGCAGCGCGAGGCGGAGCGCCGCAAGATCGAGGAGCTCAAGAATAAGACCGCCTCCGCCGGCGGCCAGACCGGTCTCCTCCAGTTCGGCTCCAGCACCTCCGAG ATTCTTGAGACTGCTTTTAAAAAGGAAACTGTTGGTCTAGTAACAAGGGAACAATATGTTGAGAAG AGAGTTAACATCCGGAACAAAAttgaggaggaagagaaagagaagcTTCAAAAATTGCAAAAAGA GGAAGAAGAACTTGAGTTACAAAAACGGAAAAAGAGGAGGATAAAGGGAGATCCACGACTATCCTTTGCTGATGATATTGAGAATGGAAGTGATGAGGACGATGCAGAAAATA AAGAAAATCAAGAGATAAAAAAGCCTGTCCTTGTTAAAGTCAGGAAAGATCCAACTGTTGAGACGAGCTTTTTACCTGACAG agagagagaagcagaGGAGCAAGCAGTGCGAGAACAATTGCGCAGGCAGTGGCTTCGTGAGCAGGAAATGATTAAAA ATGAGCCTCTAGAAATTACTTATAGCTACTGGGATGGAGCAGGCCACAGAAGAGTGATCCAG GTTCGCAAAGGTGATACCATTGGAGAATTCCTTCGAGCTGTTCAGCAGCAACTTGCACCTGAGTTTAGAGAGATACGGACAACATCAGTGGAGAACCTGCTCTACGTGAAAGAAGATTTGATCATTCCTCAT CAACACAGTTTTTACGAGTTAATCATCAACAAAGCAAGGGGAAAGAGTGGACCG cTTTTCCACTTTGATGTTCACGAGGATGTGCGAACAATTGCTGACGCAACAATAGAGAAAGATGAG TCCCATGCTGGCAAGGTCGTGGAGAGGCATTGGTATGAGAAAAACAAGCACATATTCCCTGCTTCAAGATGGGAG ATATATGATCCAACAAAGAAGTGGGAGCGCTACACAATTCACGGCGATTAA
- the LOC103711110 gene encoding U-box domain-containing protein 21, whose product MATTWRALKRGQKIPFVKRSPVGNPFMEPSIPTHFRCPISLDLMKDPVTVSTGITYDRQSIETWFEHGNQTCPVTNMVLKSEDLIPNHSLRRMIQDWCVANRSLGVERIPTPRIPASPAQVAELLSEIASASRRGDHARCRELVGKIKALGRESERNRRCIVSGGAGRVLSASFSELAAGSLESSTSGVLEEILSALAAFSPLDEVARRQLGSPESLKSFVSILNSRDLAGRLNAVLMLKELVSSFDTDRINVVAETEGLIEALVKLIEKPISPQTTKASLVVTFYLLSSRGEKAAMKFVEMGLVSLLLEILVDSDKSMCEKALAVLDGVLKCKKARDTAYDHSLAMPVLVKKMFRVSDMATEFAVSALWKLCRSYNQERGEREGEGCLVEALQVGAFQKLLLLLQVGCTGATKGKASELLKLLNGFRGRGECIETVDLKGLKRPF is encoded by the coding sequence ATGGCCACAACTTGGAGGGCCCTGAAACGCGGCCAGAAGATCCCCTTCGTCAAGAGGAGCCCCGTCGGGAATCCGTTCATGGAGCCATCGATCCCGACGCATTTCCGCTGCCCGATATCGCTTGACCTCATGAAGGATCCGGTGACCGTGTCCACCGGAATCACCTACGATCGACAGAGCATCGAGACATGGTTCGAGCATGGGAACCAGACATGCCCGGTCACCAACATGGTGCTAAAGAGCGAAGACCTCATTCCCAACCACTCGCTAAGGAGGATGATACAAGATTGGTGCGTCGCGAATCGCTCGTTAGGCGTGGAAAGAATACCCACGCCGAGGATCCCGGCGAGTCCGGCTCAGGTAGCGGAGCTGCTATCGGAGATCGCTTCAGCCAGCCGGCGGGGAGACCATGCCCGGTGCCGAGAGTTGGTGGGAAAGATCAAAGCTTTGGGGAGGGAGAGCGAGCGGAACCGGCGGTGCATCGTCTCGGGTGGTGCTGGCCGTGTCCTCTCTGCCTCTTTCAGTGAATTGGCTGCAGGATCTCTTGAGAGCTCAACCTCAGGAGTATTGGAGGAGATCCTGTCGGCGCTGGCTGCTTTCTCTCCACTTGATGAGGTGGCTCGCCGGCAGCTTGGATCACCGGAGTCTCTGAAATCCTTCGTCTCGATCCTAAATTCCAGAGATTTGGCAGGAAGGCTTAACGCTGTCTTGATGCTAAAAGAGCTCGTCTCTTCGTTCGATACCGACCGCATCAATGTCGTGGCAGAGACCGAAGGATTGATCGAAGCATTGGTCAAGCTCATCGAGAAGCCCATTTCACCTCAAACAACAAAGGCCTCTTTGGTGGTTACCTTCTATTTGCTTTCCTCGAGGGGCGAGAAGGCGGCCATGAAGTTTGTGGAGATGGGGTTGGTCTCCCTTCTTCTAGAGATCCTTGTTGATTCCGATAAGAGTATGTGCGAGAAGGCCCTTGCAGTCCTTGATGGAGTTCTTAAGTGCAAGAAAGCCAGAGATACAGCTTATGATCATTCACTGGCCATGCCCGTCTTGGTTAAGAAGATGTTTCGGGTTTCGGACATGGCCACCGAGTTTGCCGTCTCGGCCCTGTGGAAGCTCTGCCGGAGTTACAACCAGGAAAGaggggagagagaaggggaaggaTGCTTGGTGGAGGCTCTGCAAGTGGGGGCATTTCAGAAGCTGCTGCTCCTACTGCAGGTGGGATGCACTGGTGCAACCAAAGGGAAGGCAAGCGAGCTGTTGAAGCTTTTGAATGGCTTCAGGGGAAGAGGGGAATGCATTGAAACTGTGGATTTGAAAGGACTAAAGAGACCCTTCTAA
- the LOC103711113 gene encoding E3 ubiquitin ligase BIG BROTHER-related-like: MENAKESGTGDKIADENHSPKTPTPADAEAEPAAGLAPPPPRPPARTPFTGLSQVDADLALARALQEQERAYMMLRMNGGEGSDYESSDGASDGNDDGDDPDHRIQEAGSAEGSDYGEDAFDANDRSIDSAEFESDEAFARALQDAEEREVAVRLMALAGLNDWGVENHGDHGNHSQDAWEEVDPDEYSYEELVALGEVVGTESRGLSAVTIASLPSVNYKAGSVQDGNTDQCVICRLEYEDGESIVVLSCKHAYHSECIYKWLQINKVCPICSTEVSTSGNKQE, encoded by the exons ATGGAGAACGCGAAGGAGAGCGGCACCGGAGACAAGATTGCCGACGAAAACCATAGCCCGAAAACCCCAACACCGGCGGATGCCGAGGCCGAGCCCGCTGCAGGGTTGGCGCCACCGCCCCCGCGGCCGCCCGCCCGGACGCCCTTCACCGGCCTCAGCCAGGTCGACGCCGACCTCGCCCTCGCCCGTGCGCTTCAAGAACAA GAGCGGGCGTACATGATGCTGCGGATGAACGGCGGAGAGGGCAGCGATTACGAGAGCTCCGACGGTGCGAGCGACGGGAACGATGACGGCGACGATCCAGACCACCGTATCCAGGAGGCGGGGAGCGCCGAGGGGAGCGATTACGGCGAGGACGCATTCGATGCCAACGACCGGTCTATCGATTCTGCCGAATTTGAGAGTGATGAGGCCTTCGCGAGGGCATTGCAGGACGCTGAGGAGCGAGAGGTGGCCGTCCGGTTGATGGCCCTTGCCGGATTGAACGACT GGGGTGTGGAGAATCACGGGGACCATGGCAATCACTCTCAG GATGCTTGGGAAGAGGTTGATCCAGATGAATACTCTTATGAG GAACTAGTTGCATTGGGTGAGGTCGTTGGAACTGAGAGCAGAGGCCTATCTGCTGTCACAATTGCCTCTCTGCCTTCAGTCAACTACAAGGCAGGAAGCGTGCAAGATGGCAACACTGATCA gtGTGTTATTTGCCGACTGGAGTATGAGGATGGTGAATCCATAGTTGTGCTCTCATGCAAGCATGCATATCATTCTGAGTGTATATACAAGTGGCTTCAAATAAACAAG GTATGTCCAATCTGCAGCACTGAGGTTTCTACCTCTGGAAATAAGCAGGAATGA